Proteins found in one Bos indicus x Bos taurus breed Angus x Brahman F1 hybrid unplaced genomic scaffold, Bos_hybrid_MaternalHap_v2.0 tig00001207_arrow_arrow_obj, whole genome shotgun sequence genomic segment:
- the LOC113888714 gene encoding olfactory receptor 2L8-like gives MVGGNASSVTDFILVGLFPEFQHSIVLNFVVIFIYILAFLGNLLLIVLIWGDSRLHTPMYILLSQLSLIDLTLTSTIVPKTASNFFTGKRTISWIGCGTQSFFYLMLGMSECLILTLMAYDRYVAVCIPLRYLTIMSPRFCLHMVAGCWIGGSIGSFIHTVYPMHFPICGSREIHHFFCEVPVLIKLSCEDTSVYQLVVVVTSIVLLVVPFSLIIASYTLIFLTVLRMNSVKGRKKALATCSSHLTVVSLFFGPNIFIYMTFTSSHSPEQDQALSLFSNILTPMLNPLIYSLRNKEVVAALMKLMGRCGVS, from the coding sequence ATGGTGGGTGGGAATGCATCATCAGTAACTGATTTCATCCTTGTGGGACTCTTTCCTGAGTTTCAGCATTCCATTGTTCTCAACTTCGTGGTCATTTTCATCTACATCCTTGCTTTCCTGGGAAACTTACTTCTCATTGTCTTGATCTGGGGGGACTCTCGGCTCCATACACCCATGTACATTCTCCTCAGTCAACTCTCCCTCATTGACTTGACATTAACTTCCACCATTGTTCCGAAGACAGCCTCTAACTTTTTCACAGGGAAAAGGACCATATCATGGATTGGCTGTGGAACACAGAGTTTCTTCTACTTGATGTTGGGAATGTCAGAATGCCTCATCTTGACTCTCATGGCTTATGACCGCTACGTGGCTGTCTGCATCCCGCTGCGTTATCTCACCATCATGAGCCCCAGGTTCTGTCTGCACATGGTTGCTGGATGTTGGATTGGAGGCTCCATAGGTTCATTTATCCATACAGTCTACCCTATGCATTTTCCCATCTGTGGGTCAAGGGAGATCCACCATTTCTTCTGTGAGGTCCCAGTCCTCATTAAGCTTTCCTGTGAAGACACTTCAGTGTATCAGTTAGTGGTGGTGGTCACAAGCATTGTACTGCTTGTTGTGCCTTTCAGTCTCATCATAGCTTCCTATACACTCATCTTCCTCACTGTCCTGCGTATGAACTCTGTCAAGGGCAGGAAAAAAGCCCTGGCCACCTGCTCTTCCCACCTAACTGTGGTAAGTCTCTTCTTCGGCCCAAACATATTCATCTACATGACTTTCACTTCCTCACATAGTCCAGAGCAGGACCAGGCTCTCTCTCTTTTCAGCAACATCCTCACTCCCATGCTGAACCCCCttatctacagcctgaggaataAGGAGGTGGTGGCAGCTCTCATGAAGTTGATGGGGAGATGTGGGGTATCTTAG